The sequence below is a genomic window from Silene latifolia isolate original U9 population unplaced genomic scaffold, ASM4854445v1 scaffold_20.1, whole genome shotgun sequence.
aagtgatgaataccattttccctcacaaatgacccaaatagaggagagagggaagctcatgggggtgcccccaccttgtcccccctatccgttttgtgagtgacattatccgtcacttgctccgacccgtcttcagcaagactaattgttaataattatgaaataataaGTCTTGTCAAAGACGGGTAATATTTCAGGATGATTTCCTTACATAATATTATAAGATAAATTAATTTTTATTATATAGTTACTTGTTGATGTGTTAGAAGGTAAATGAATATGACACATATAACACAAAATAGGACATCAAATGAAACAAATTTTTTTTCTGTGACCGTCTGAAACAAGGTTCTTGGGTATTTTTATATAACGAGAGACATTTTGCAAATAGAGTATTACAAAGCACTCCTTTATTGGTGGGATTGAAGAAGCACTATTGAAAGTAATTAATATACAATATAAAGTTATCTTTTATTCCATTcgaaaatggaacattacattttttttaaaaaatgtttATTACCTTAGCAAACATTCATGGCAACATTTATAGTCAACTGTCAACACTTTTGTAAATTAGGTATTTTTCTTTTCTATTCGTTAGCACTTAGCACCCACATgaatgacatgatgaaaataaTGCACATGTAAAAATTAAAATAAGATTTTTCACATTATATGCCCGCATTTTTACAAGAGAATTCTTTTAAAATACTGATGTATTATCaatatgaaaatgcaaaaatagaCGAGATAGGAGTCAGGGACACGTCATCGTATGAGATGAATTTGGGCATCTAAAGTGGAGTTTTATAAATGTGAGATATTTAAATTGAAATTTTGCTAAACCTCAGATACCCAAAGTGAAAATatccaaaaaaaaattacatcCCCACCAAAGTCCAGTTGGCCGACATCCTTACAAAGGCCCTTGGTCGTCAACCTTTCGACGAACTCCTATCCAAGTTGGGCGTTGCCAACCTACACGCACCAACTTGAGGGGGGTAATATGATCCACGCAATCCCCTTCCCTTCTCCCTTGCAACGGCTCCTTGCCTTCTATAAGTACCTTTGTATATTTttcttagttaattgatttctaGCTGTTGTAATacatttcctttccttatatACTCACCATATCATAAGTATATATATGTGTACATAGCATATTGTAACACACATCAAATAATACAATTCTATTCTACGTTAAACAATCTTCTATTCGTGTCTTCATATTATAATGATACCATATTATAACATCACAAGGTAAATTAAAACTACAGACTATTTTTTAGGTTACGCATTTTATTTCTCTTATACTTCTCTTTTTGACACatcatttatttaaatatatcTCGAATAATATTCTACTCGGTATTTCAGTATCATCCAATACATGATACAAATGGATTAATAGTTTTATCGACGAAGTATGGTCGTTGATAAACAGCAATCAGTGCCAAAAACGTTAATTATTTTTAAATGCATAATAATATGACTATTTTAACCAAGTTGCAATTTACAATTAATCAGGACGTGTTAACATgtgataatttaattaataaaaaaaaagcaTATCGCAAAATAATGATGAATCCAGACTTTGAACAAGTATAGTGTGACAATGACATAAAAGCTGAAAAAAAAACTTCTTCAAATCTACAGCGCATGAATAACTTGGAAAATGAACGTGTAGATGCACTCTTCTGCCCATATAATCCATCTATCCATCCATATAAATATAATCATACAGGTTGCAATTGTCCCACTACCATACTCATCCACTGCCCACTACCTTCCATCAATCCATTGAATTTCTGATTTTTTATTAACGGTTTTTCTAAGGCGTGTCCTAAAATTAAATGTTAATATTATTTCTAATATTCCATTATATTCCATTGAAATTCttaaataatactaatactaagcattgttattgttttattttcTGTTTAATCTGAGTTTGAGGACTAGAAAACTCTTCATTTAGTTTTCTAACGAGTTTAAAAAATCTCACCAACTCATTTTTATAAGTGAATAATGTATTAGTACTAATTTGCACCAAAGCGTTTTTGATTGCTTATGAGTTTAAAAAGAATGTTGGACTTACACGGTTCAAACTCGAAATCTTTAATCAAGCTAAATCAATCTCGAAATTAAAGCAAAATACAAGGTCATTAATCATTCAAACAAATAACATGAAGTATCTGTCATCAGATGCTATTTTACAACTAGATCATGTAAATACAAATATTCTACAAAAAACCTGTTTCAGTAAGTTTTACATGTACTGTAAGCCTGTACttgaataaaaaaaaatacatatctTCGTAATTTTCATATGTAAAACCGCCTCACAAAAACTTGTATAGGAGGCAATAGACAAAGAATCAGAATCTCAAATGGTGAGGTTTTCTTGAATACCAGAGAAGGTACCCATAACTTTACCACCCAAATCAGGGAAAGTCTCAGAACCAGGAAGAGGAGTAACATTTCCGGTACGATCAACTTGTAGAGGGTACTTGAGTAGGTGTCCCTTCATTTCTGTTACCTCTTCTGATGCATATTGTCTCCAGTTTTCCTCACTCATACATCTTACACTTCTCACACACTCTAAACTTTCTGGATGACTAAAACAGTCGTCGACTGTCCCTAGGTGCTCTGTCCACAACGACATCCTGTACCCGTATACCTGCAATCCCAAGATCAATGACATTGTAAACAAGTATGTGGAAAACCCTTTTGTAAGACAGTCATATCCTGTACTCTTTGTATCCGACTATCTTATCATCGTACCAATCATTTTGGAAAGTTGAATCTATAATCTTAAAATCGCACTTTCTGACCATTTAGTATATAATTTTACCAGCATGTACCGGCtgacatttttttaaaaaaaaaaaaaaaaaaaaaaaaaaaaaaaacaacagttGATCTTAGAAACCTCAATACGGGTGTGACCAAATATAACTTCGTTGTGAGAGTGTGGGATCGTCTAATCCAAGAATCTGagtttttaattttcttttctaTTTAGTGATTAAGATAGATGAGTGAACATGCATACTTGTCCATAAGGGTGAGAACGCTTTCTAGCCCAAGTATAATGCGGCTGATAAGCACCCATTGCTATTTCAGTATCTCTGGTGCCTTCCATAGATCGCTGGTTGATATTTGCGGAACCCAAAAGGACATACTCATCATCTACAATCATGCCCTTTGAGTGAACATAGATCATAAACCGTCGGTTCTTCTTAGTGTGCGCCTGTTTCAAACAAGTTTAGCATTTCAGATGCATTTCGATCAATCACATACAGTATGGTTTATACGGAGCATGAAAATGGATTAGCCTAACTGCATGAGATTGCATGTATATAGCACCAGAGCCTTGTCCAGAGGACAAGATACACGGACACTAGAACAACAAACGAAACAACATAGCCATAATCCGAAAGAGCACTTGATCATTTGAAACAGTTGCAGAGTGGTACTTTAGTCAAAAGCAACCTAAAGGATGTATACCTGATGAGTATTTTCATTAGTTGAGCCTCCAGAATCTCTGGAACGATGCTCATTTGATGCCTCACGGTTTCCTAAGCAGAAGAAATTTAGAAAGTCTTGAGGCTCATATGTGTTTTCCATTCCCGCTTCTTCCAAAGCCTTGTAGATTATCTCATACATCATTTGCATTGTCTTGTACTGCAAGACAGAGAAAGCGTGTAAAAGTACAGCTTATAAGTCCGTTTCAGACCCTAGCCGTCACTATGGAGGAAAAAAAATGAGGGCGGATATAGTGTGAACGAACCATTTAAACTTATCATAAGCTTTTATGGTGATACAGATCTATACAAGTTGTACTCTACCTGCCAGAAAAGAATCCTCTGTGGTGCCTGGCCTTTAGGATCACCCTCCGGCCACATTGGAACTATAACATACACTGCAAATCTTTCATTCGCTCGGATTTTGTCAGCAATCTTGAAAGCAATCTCAATAGGTATCAAATTGTTAGCACCtgcaaaagataagaacaaaTAAGGACATACTCCGTAAAATACAAAAGCTAAACTAGATTATTACTCAATACATCATTTGTTTGGTGTAAAATATACAAGGGAGATTTTCTGATGATGACGGTGTTCAAAACAAAGCCATGAGCACCACCACTCAATGACTTTATCAGCTAAGTTAACATCTGCATTGGAGTACTTCAATATACAACAGTTTACAGGCTAATACTACACAGTGTACAGCTCTAGATGAACACAGAGTCACAGACATCCATACAAACATTTTTGAGGCCTTAATCCAGTAACAAAGGCTGAGGGTCTGTGGATAAACGGCCACGGGTTCAGAAATCAAAACCGCTTTACTTATAATAGCATGCCTTGAAACAACAAATAAAGTTATAGTAGATCACCTAAGTTCTTGGAAGAATCCCAATTATAGGATGAGCCAAGAAAGTATTGATTCTCAATGTAAATGTAATGCTGGGCTGAACGAATGGCATGCACATAAGCTGCATGTATACTCATGTCTATGAGTACATTTTTTCCGCAGACAAGGTTCTGTTTCACCATATGAAGACCAAATATTAGATAACAAAAGGGAAGATTGTGGACAGATCGAAAAGAAACGTACTCCCTTTTAACGTTTATACTTGTCCCCATCTAACCATCTGATATTCAGACATTGATGACTGATGGTCCAGCCATGTAATTTTAACCAACATTTTCACACAATATGCAATCTCTATAAATTTTAAACACCATAATGTGAAAATAGTTGGTTTTAACAAGTCAAACTAGACAAACTTTACACCGTCTCTCGTCATGTACTTGGGAGAATATAATGGAGACATTAATAAAAACATAGTCGTACCCACTGTGTCCCGTCTCTTGGATCCTTTGGAAATCCTTTCACAGAATTGGAGTCAATTGAGCGGAAAACCTTGAATGTAGTCATAAACAGGTCAGTTTATACTTACAACAGATCACAAACAAAATCGTGTAGAACAACATTTAAAGCTAAGAGTGACTACCTGAACGTGCCATGATTCGCTATCTTCAACACTGTGGCTCAAGGCATCATTAAATCCAATAATATCAGGAATAGTATCAATTTTAAGCAGATGATCATCATAAGATCTGCTCATCATTTGAAGCCTACCAGGCTTTGAAGCTTTTAACCACCGACTCTCAAAATTAGCCAGAACATCATATGCAGCTGGTCCATCAATTTGACTGTGCATGTCATGCCACGGCTCTCTTGGTAAGCCATCAGTAGACCCCTGTCGAGCGGAGGCAAGAATTAAATAAAAAGGCGGAAAAAGGATAAAAAGTCTCCTTCTGACCGCTCCAAATGACCTGACCCAAGATCCAATTTAGGCCCAGACTGAATAAcccataaatgaaccaaaatatgAATTTACTCAGCCTGATCCGTAGTTGGTCTGAACTTTGCTGATTCTGCCATCCACCAGATCCGAAATTACTCAAGTCTAAATCATTTGACTTGAAACTGACTCGATCCAAAGTATACGAAATTGAAGGGTAGGTTTTGGGGAGGGGGATAGGTTCCTAAGTTTATGTACGTACCAAAACAAAAAC
It includes:
- the LOC141638488 gene encoding phospholipase D beta 1-like, translated to MAHFGHGHAHNPESGASQHGQGSQIVNFQTSQGSLRVLKLHGHLDIWVKEARNLPNLDLFHKTLHDIFGFLSLKRMSEKLTSDPYVTVSVANAIIARTFVIRNDENPVWMQHFFVPVAHNTAEMHFVVKDDDVVGSQIIGAVGIPAEQLLSGAIIEGTFPIVKPSGSNWENGATLSVSIQYTPVERMNMYYLGVGPGPDYFGVPRTYFPLRYGNRLTLYQDAHVEDGMLPDFRLENGMHYVHGKCWRDIFNSISAARQLVYITGWSVNNLVRLVRDAHNASGITLGALLKSKAQEGVRVLLLIWDDPTSRRFCQFTTDGLLATGDEQTYQFFKGSSVHVILCPRSGGKGHSLISQQEAEVIYTHHQKTVIVDADAGYYKRKIIAFVGGLDLCGGRYDNPGHSLYRTLETLHKDDYHQPNFTGSTDGLPREPWHDMHSQIDGPAAYDVLANFESRWLKASKPGRLQMMSRSYDDHLLKIDTIPDIIGFNDALSHSVEDSESWHVQVFRSIDSNSVKGFPKDPRDGTQWNLVCGKNVLIDMSIHAAYVHAIRSAQHYIYIENQYFLGSSYNWDSSKNLGANNLIPIEIAFKIADKIRANERFAVYVIVPMWPEGDPKGQAPQRILFWQYKTMQMMYEIIYKALEEAGMENTYEPQDFLNFFCLGNREASNEHRSRDSGGSTNENTHQAHTKKNRRFMIYVHSKGMIVDDEYVLLGSANINQRSMEGTRDTEIAMGAYQPHYTWARKRSHPYGQVYGYRMSLWTEHLGTVDDCFSHPESLECVRSVRCMSEENWRQYASEEVTEMKGHLLKYPLQVDRTGNVTPLPGSETFPDLGGKVMGTFSGIQENLTI